The genomic DNA catagcgtatgtacagtatgtaggagACAGGTCGACACAAAGGACCAAACCAAGGAGGGGAGATGCTGGCTCAGGCGATGCATGAGGGGCTGTATTCATGACCACCAGGGACAGAGGGCCGCGGCCCGTCATCTGAAGCCCACCTCCTCGTTTGCACTCCAACAAACGGGggagtaaacacacacagagcagacagtACCGTACCCTCCTCACCCTCACTCACCTCTTCATTCAGTCTGTTGCCCTCATACTGTGTCGGTGGCAGTGCCAATAGAAAGGTGAGAGTAAGtgaacggggggggggggggggcaaaaaaaaacagcacggGAAAGTAATTCAATCCTCTAGCTCACACAATGCTAACTCCTCATTCAACCTCGCCTGTGTACATATTGCCCTGAATCgcacttaaaggaatagtttgacatcatcttgccaagagttagataagaagattgataccactcgtATGAAGCTaggagatggttagcttagcttgacATAAAGGCTGGAAGCAGGCAGAAACAGCGAGCCTGGTTCTGTCTGAAGGTAACACAATCTGCCAACAGCACctctaaaactaaactaattaaCACATGCcatgtgccagactatttcttaGCAGGGGGCAATTCTTGTTGTCAGCGTGTTGACGTCGGTGGTTGGCATGTATGCCGGAGTCAGCAGTGAATTAAGAGTGTTTACTGCAGTAGTACTGAGCTGTAGATTTAAGTTGCGCTTTCTGTTAGAAAGTAGTTTTAAGTTGGTTTTTGTACACTTTCCATTCATTGTTAATAcaattttagtttttgtttgcaCACATCCGTCGCCCGTCTCTCCTTCCTGGGTAAATTTTATTGTTACTACCTctatcccggacgagcccccaattgTTACGTTCCCCCGTttaccataggaataacatgtatgaattttgaaaatggatgTAGTTCCTCTTtaagcttgctaattccacttTCATGTTACACTGGTTGAGaacacatgggagaagtttgccttcagGTCTTTCTGCCAGAAGtctccttaggtttaggcaacaaacctactCGGTTGAGTTTAGGGggaatcaatcttctcatctagctCAGCAACAGAGTGAATAAgcctatttcccaaaatgtcaaactattcctttaaattctTTAAATTGACtaacataaacaaaacattgaaTATCCTCATCTTTGTGCCTGTGCACCTCAAAAATATGTTGTGCGTTGACAGCTTTTATGCATTTGTTAACATGATGGTGGTGACAGAGAATGAAGAAGACAGTGTGAACAGCTGTGAGCCACAAGAGGACAGACAGTACCTCTACATCAACGTTAGGGGAGCTCTCTCGGGGGTCGTAGTCGTACAGGGCCACCATTCTCCGCGTTGACATCGGATGTTGACGGCCACTCCGCCTGTTCCTCTCTAcggagaggaaaaggaagacaagacagaaaagaaaaaaatatcagtGGGAATAATGTGAAAACTTTACTGAACGATGTGATGACCAGTGACGATGCATAATGCAAGTCCAACAAGCTTTCCCATCTGATCATCTGGCTTAAGGTGAACTACTCCTATGTTTATCGTTAGGGAAAGCTTAGCGACAGGACATATAGTGTAAATTAGCTAAAAGCAGTTCACAGATGAATAAGGATGGTGAGAGGTGAATAAAAGCAGTAAAGATGAAGCAGAAGAGCATCTCAGTGGACACAGACCTCTCTTGGACTTTCTGGACCTGCGATTTATTGAGCGGCCATCTTTGAAACGGTCACAGTTCACTTTACAGGAAAGCAGAAAAACAAGTGGGAAGAGTAtaggaaaggagacgtgtgtCAGTAAAAGGCAGTTCAGTAGAGCATTAAGACACAGAGGGtataagggcaaaaaaaaacGATGTCTCACCTAACTTCTCCACAGGAGTGTTGAGTGGCAGGAAGCCCTGTTTAAGGAGCTGGTCCATCATGTCGTCATCCTCCGTTTGGATCTCAGAGACCATGTTACAGGGGATCAGACCCACGCGGTCTCGGACCTCCGCCCTGTAGAAGCCATCTGTGTCTTTATGCCCAAAGACCTAAAGGCACAACAAAGTGTCAGGGGACAGGACGGACACCATAATACCTGCAACTAGGACTGGCATTACTATTACTACCATCTACAAGTTATTCTGAAGGTATAAGCTAagaccagaggtgggaccaagtcattgttttacaagtcacaagtaagtctcaagtctttgcactcaagtccaaAGTGAAGACTGACCTTGATGATCTGGCCCTCCTTGAATGGCAGCTCCTCGTCAGCAGCGTCGGGGTTGGGCGACATGGACATGGGGTCGTAGTCGAACAGAGCCACAAACACACGGGTCATCTCCTCCGGCTCCGACTCCTCGTAGTAATCCAGGGAGCGTCGTCCCCGCCCCTGCCTGCGCCCGCCAAAGCCGTCTGAAACATAGAGGAGGCCTCTGCTGCTACTACCAGCCTTATACAGCCACGCTGGCTGTAGAGGCAATGAGAGCAGAAGATGTCTCTTTGTTAGAGCTGACAGGGGAGAGGGCGATGAGATGCATGTGTGAAAAAAGAACCAGAGATCGAATGCGATAATTACGCTTTTTAGTTTTAATCtctttgaaaaatgttgtattcACACACTAAGAAGCAAaaggatgctttttttttttttttaaaaggctcAATCGAAGCACATCGGGGTTCTTCGTTCACACATCTCTGCTTGCTGGCGTGAGTCTCTAAACACACTGATAGCACAGTACAACACAGCACAGACGGGAAACACAAGCAGATTTTGGGGGTGCAAAAGGGGAAAACTGAATGACTGTGCACACCAGGAGGACACAAGTAACACTGCACTATTGTTCATTGCTGTTTCACTGCCTTATCTCACAGAGGCTGATCAACATGCATGCGTTCCTGGGGATTGGACATGATCAAATGCAGGTGCACGGTCATGCTTTTTAGGCCACATCTGGAAACAATGTGCAGCGAAAGAAAAGGGCAACGTTCCCAAGGGAGATGACACATCAAATGCCCCAGCAGTTCCTGGCAGCGCAGATATCAGTGAGGGAGGAAGGGATGAACCTGATATCCGATCCCCATGCTTCTCATGGATCACCATGTTGAATGTTTCAATGGCAGATTGTAAGTCTGAATGATGGCTCAGAGATTGTGCAACCAACGCTAACCAAGCaactgaaatatgtttttttgaaaGATGTGTTTCAATGGCATGAAACGTGTTTGATGAACCGAGTGATTCCAACAAGGCAGTCTTTCCTTCTCACTGTATTGTTAAGGGGTCATGCAAAATCAAAGCAAACGGGGCTACTGGCTCCTGAAGGCGggaggagaaggaaaagaggAGGTGGCGGAGAAGataaggaagaggaggacgggtTAAGTTGCGGTGGATATGGAGGGTGAGCGGGAAGAGTAGGAGTGAGTTGGGGTTTCTTGGGATTGAGGGTGTAGGAGTACATACAGGGAAGGGATTTTCATTCTCCAAAAAACGGGGAAAAGTGGCCAGTCTTGTCTTCCCCCGTCAGCTTTATTCAGCTAAGCTAAAGCCCAGCACAGAACCACCATTATCACTGCATGTGTTCAAGAACGACTCTTTGGCCTTTGTCAAGGTGAATTGTCAGCTGCGCCACATACCAGATTGATCCTCTGAGGACATAGATCGCCATATCCTGCGCCGAGCTACACTGCCATAGTAAACATCCTCCTTGACGGGTGAGAGGTTCCCCTCACTCCCCTCACTGTTACTGTCCATGGTGATCTCTACAGAAGACACCAATCACAACGTTACGGTCAGAGAtcccccgcacacacacactctgctctaCCCCATGGCCCATTCACTCATGCTGAGAACAGTAGGATGATGAGGTTGCCCTGAGGTGTGGGGGGGAGGTGGGTGTACAAGGCAACAGGTTTTCACTCTGGAGTCACTGGGTGTAAAACAGCAATGCTTGCACTGTTGCGGGGGAGGTTCAAATTGCGTGGTAAACATGTTAACCCACAGTAAACACAGGCATAGGGAGTGTAACTTTCCTGCATGTGAACATTTTGGCGAATCCAGCTTGTGAGGATGGACAGCTACGAGGCGCGCAAACGCCCCACAAAATAAAGGTCTACGTGGTTGTTTTAAAGCTCTATGGGCAGAGATGTACAGCTCGGCTCACATGGGTTAAGGGAAACACATGGTATAAATAGCACAAACATCAGTGGCCCTGCAGGTGGGGGGATGACGCGTCTCCTCGTGTGGTGACCTCACTAACCAATGGATGGGATGGGCCGCTGCTGAGGGGGGTTGCCGATGTGAACCCTCCCCGACCTCCCCGAGTGGTCCAGGCGGTCAGCGTTTCCATGAGACGGTGAGTTCCCAATGATCTTTagaggtaaaaaacaaaaggcgAGAGGTTAGAGCAACAAACCGCCTGCATCGTGAAGATAACACTTAAAAGAATCCCACAATCCTgttaaaacaactaaaaaaccATAAGAGCAAATGACTTCCATTTGTCCTTAGGGAGGcaaaataatagtaaaacaaaTCCATAAAACAATAATGAAACCCAACAAACCATCAAAACAAGTAAATCAAATCAACCCCCAACACAACAACATGGactgaggggaggggggggtcagGAAGGGTCAGATGTTTAGCTAAAGAccatttgtttggtttgttttgttctgtGCATGTCAGCTCCTTGATGAGAAAAGAAAGCAAATGGcagcacaaagagacagaaatgaTGAGTAAAGAATAAAGAAGAAAGAGCGGATGAGGAGAAACAAGAGAAAGTGGAGTGTGATCGAGAATGGATAGAGATGTGGTTAGATGAGCAAAGCCATTATAGCTTCAGCCTGGGGCTTTGTATTACAACAATCAAAACATTTAATAGATGAAAAAATTAtgaaggacatttttttttttgctgaaacaaGTGAAAGAGACAAGCAAGAGATGATGTGTATGGGTTGAAGGCTAAATGAATCCCCGCAGGGCTGCAGAAGTCTCGATCTGGCCTTGAAGCAATGAAGATGCTGAGATGAAGAAGCGCCAAGCACAAGGTGGAGCGACACAGCTGCAGCTCTAGAGGGCGACACATGGAGAGCAACAAATGGAGGCCGGCAGGGGAAGAGAAGAcgggagcagcgcgtccccccTCCCCCATGCACCGCACAGAGACTGTCCTCTTAATGGAACCTTTCCCCTCAAAGACATGAGAAGTCAAAACTTCTTCAAAGTTAAATGGCCTTTAGGTAATTGAAAGCTTTACTTTAAAATCCACCTGACATTCTGAGTACAAGCactcaaaataaaacatcaaatcAGACCGAACGTGAACATGTGAGCACTTgtcagaaaatgaaaatgccaaatgaaagaaagaaaagagggagggggggggataaccgtaaagaaaaacagacaacaTTAAGAAAACAGAATGGCTGCAGCTTGCTGATGGAAAGTACAGCAGAAAGTCTGAATCACACACCAGCGGCTGGTCCCGGTTGAGCCTGGACAAAGACTGGGCCCTAGCCTCCCTGTGGGGGCTGTAATAGACCCTGTCCAGCTCGTTCAGCCGGCCCTCGCTCAGGGCCCCCTCCCTGGAGTAGTTTCGCTGCCCGGCCTCCCGACCAGGCCCAAAGTGCTCCCTGTTCCTAAAGTCTCCCGTGTGTACCGACTTGGCTGAAGTCACTGGGAGGTCAGAGTACTCCTCCTCCATGCTGCACTGGCGGGTCAGAGTTCTCTTACGGCCCATAGCCAGCGCCCGCCTCTCTACCGGGCCTTCACAGTGAATGATGTGAACGGGCCCCCGCATGGGGCTGCCGTGAGCGTAGTACCCTCGATAGCCCCGGCCCAGAGAGCCTTCTTCCTCACTGCCGCAGTCCAAACCGCTGTCAGGACTCTTTGTGTTCTGGCGGTTGGGTCGCACCAGGCTGCGCTCGTCCGCGGTGTAGCAGTAGCGACTGTCGGTGAAGCGAGGGGAGGAGCGTTGGCGCTGCAGGTGGCGGGAGTTCTTGCCGGGGGCGTGGTGGTTGTCCTGGGGGTACATCCTCCGCTGAGTGTGCGGCGTTCCAGGCCGCCCGCCGTCTTCGAAGCAGATGCGCTGGCCCATGCCGTCCACGCAGTCCGACTCTTCCTCGGCCACCTCGGGGATGCTGTGGAGACGCTTGCTGCGGAGCGACTTCTGCTTCACCACCTCCCTCTGGAGGTCCCAGCAGTCCCTCTCCTCGGCTAAGTCCTGACGTTTGTAATACGCCTTCAGTCGCGACCGGGAGGCAAAAGTTCCACAATTTCATAGTTCAGTTAGTCAGTTCAATTCAAAAAGGTTcagtttagattttttttgtgcgGAGGgttgaaaagtgttttttttcggAGGTTTTAGAACAGGCAGGAAACAACACAGTATGTGAATAGAACAAATGGGGggaaagacaaaataaagacagaattAGTTATTTGTGGCAATGTAGTAAGACATGCAGTCTCATTCCGTGAGGAGGAAATGACATGCTCTGAACAGGAATCTGTGAAGACTCAAAATGTGGAGCAACAACTGATAAACAGAGCATGTGCACGGAGGTTAAATGTGGGAAAGGGAATGTCGCTTGTAAGAAATTAGAAATATCCAAACAAAAagtaatggtacatgtccacagggacGTTGTTTATCACAAGGGATTGCCTTGCTTCTCAGCactggacgcttgatgggctgccaaaAGACACAAGACACTAGGGACCTGATTGGACgacacgctaccagaatgcattgcatggctTCTTACATAGACGTGTGCAGGACtatggacatgtaccataagtGACAGGCTTAGTTAGTGCCACGGGTGAGGGATAAATGTAAACATCAACATGAATGAAatgaagtaataaaaaaaaaaatacaaaataaaaacatgaagctGAGTGAGTGGCAGAATCAGCTGCTGAGGACATACTGGAGTAGGACACTTCTTTAGCAACAAACGTAGTGAAACATACACAACTTCCTTCAATGTgctcacagaaaacaacaacagaagcaAATTTGACAATTCATCTTATTATCTTATTTCCTTAATAtctaattaaaatgattatatcACTGCtatacatattttaaaataatactgtttttacagaaatataaaaggGGGTGGATAATGTGCAACAGTGATTTACAAATAGATGGTGATGACAAAAAAGAGGTGCAGCATTGGTGTATTTAAATATACCTGAATCTACCAATGATTACCCCTCATGAACACCACATTGCTGTACACATTGACACAGGGATTACCTGACTAAATTTGTATTGACTTCTGGTAGCAAGTCTactttaaagcctctgaacagcCACActggtgttttcagttaatctggctgattagacctctgacTGTGTGGGCGTGTACAGACTGTAATTGAGtgacatcttcctgagtctcctgttagctttgttgcaCTTGTTAGGGCGGGACTAATTACACCTCTATCACTCTTATTGGTTGATGAAGATTCGTGACCTCATAGATTACCATCAACCCGaacagaggtctaatcagccggAGTAACTGAAAACAGTTGTTTGGGTTTACAGAGGGTTTAATACAGAGGACCAATCAACCACTACGGCATCCCTCACTCTTATAAtaggctcgttggagatgagCCGGGCCTGCGCAGCATCGATCACCGGCGATCGCCGCGCAATACATAcgggttagatttgtgtccgacttgatgccgacttgctctgacgtcatgcacacgtgggcaacgatgacCTCATGACATCGAGGCGGCCAGTGTTAAGAGGCaccgcagttgctctccaccgactgcaagagacagggcatgatgggaaacgcctggctgtcgcctgatcaaagagctgattggctcttagttttgacagcaaacaccacgtgttgtagaacgtccgaactttctgtgtaattgtaatatttaacgctagattgtaggctattagtctcatgttgtgtaATAAAGAAGTCATCTGTAAACAAacatatcttgtgtggttgataataatcataataataattatgataatgaaggttattcatatagcacttttcaaatcgagtgctcattacaaagtgctttacaaggcagacataaaaataataaaggatagaatctAATGCCAGATACACACAAATCTGAACGTCGTCTGCAAACTACAAGTAacctacagatcggatctaacaggatgtaACTTTTCCTgtaacttcctgtaaattcaTTGAATGCTGCTGGAAACgtctggaaactgtccgacttgaccgcagctttttgtCACCACCCgtctgctgctgccgcctgatgTCGTCTATtttccaggcgaggcgcagttcatctcgaacgagcctaatACTATGATGCTTTTGTATCATGGTGGCATATTTTACACCTTTACATCCACACATCCCCGCTGACAGACCAAATGAAGACAGGATCACGTTAAACATTTACATCAACAATAGAAAAATTAAACATTAGGACATGACAGACATAAACAAGcgtgaatatttccatttaagTACTCACTTAAATGAGATTCCCATGTGCACTTGATATGCCATGACCCtttgatacagtacagtatgttaaaaATGTGCACTTCAATATCACAGTCTAACATTTGACTTGTAACACTCCTTTTGGTTGCAGAATAAAGAGCATCAAAATGCAATGCAAACCATCAGTTTACAGCCTTCCCCTCTGGCATGCGGTACAGTTACAGTTATGTATACACAGCCATTCCCATGAGCTCAGCCGTGATTGACTAAAGCAGTGCTGGAGGAGTGGGGGGGTGTGTAGGAGCAGGCTGGGGTGGGGGAGGCTGATTCAGCTAACACAAGGCAGGGGAGCTCAGCCGAGCAAAGCCACGTCGGGCCTGGGTGTAGAGCCTGTGAGAGAGACTTTCCCTCCCTAAACCCCCGTCCTCTCCACCACCCCATCTCCTCCCCCTGGCCGCTACAGACTGAAGGTGTGCAGTACGTACCTTAAGAGTGTTGTGAGAGTTGATGCTGCGCCTACGGCCCTCCTCCAGCTGCATCTCAGAGTAAAGatcttcctcgtcctcctccattATGTCGGACAGGTCCGAACCGCGGCTGCTCTCTGTGTGGTACTCCTCACTGTGGCTGTAGTGGTGATGATGTTGCTTAgggaaaaccagagagagagttTAAAGGGAGCGTATTAGGTAGTCACTTTTATATTCTTATGTTTCTATCTTGTGAGGAAATGCTTACGCACTACAGAGACTCAGAATACCACAATGTTGTCACCTAAAGACTCTGACACCTCCATAAAAGTGCAGAAGCAGCTATAAACTCCAATCGGCTGGCCAACATACAGAGCTATCTTTAGCTTCCGATATTGATGTATGTAAACAAGTTTGGCTGATTTCCACTCAAAGCCGGAATGCGGTGTTCACAaagatgtgtgtgttggtgtaaaCTCTTGTATAGCTACACATtaggcctcatgcaagaacttTCTCTTACTTTTTTTGTAGCATGAGCTCGTACGAGTGTGCCACGTCAGATTCAGCAAACGCTCCTAACTTCAGATAACTGTGTAAATGAGCTGTgtaaacatgatgaatgccACCTGTGTGTAAATGAGCGCGCGTTCGTGAGAATTGTGAATTAGCATAATTAAGGCCTCAATGATACCATATAAGGCTACGCGTCCTGCCCCATTCGTCTGTCTCTGTGAATATATCAGCACGCTGTCCAAAGACACGCTCTCCTCCTAAAGAAGTTAAGTCAGCCATGACGCATGGCCGGTGGCCTCATTATTTACAGAGACAAATTAACCTTCAATTAGTGCATATTTTAAGTCGTTTTGCAGTTTGAGatgttcatattcatatattgTAGTGTTATACAATAGCAAATGTAATGTGTTATACATTTAGAATTGTATTATAATTTGAATTGCCGAGGATAATGTCAACATAATTATTAAGTTTAATTTCTATAGGGTTTTCAAATTCAAAATTGCCACTAAAGAAACATACAATCCATTAGTGAAAAAGGTTTGGATAACAGCAGACTCATTGCACATGACTCCTACGACAGGTCTGGACCACTCATAAATTGTGTTCGTGCCTAAGAAGAAATTCAAAATAGGAGAAAATTGGTGAATGCAAGTGCAAGTTCTCCTGAATCACTCGTGCAAGCCACTTAAGAACAAATCTGTTCATACGAGTTATTCTGGTATCAGGCCCATTGTGCACTAAAATGATACAAAAGTTTTGCCAAAGTAAAATTTCAGGTAACTGGTTTCGTTAACAATTTTCTTCCTTCCCTTAAAAGTATTTGTAAAAATGATACAAGATCCtagaaaatacaataataatactcATTAAGAGGGGCTTCAATTTGATATGATGGGATTTGCCTACATGTGTCGTTACTGATTCCACATTTTTCCCAGAAACAAGTGATACGCATCTTCTGATTGTCTGCTTGCTGTGTTTTCTGTAACGTACCTGTCTGCCCAACTCTGAGCCTCTGAGGAACTCATCCACCGaggctcctctcctcctcgcaTGAGGAGAGTCGTagccgtcctcctcctcgtcagAGTTGACTGGATGCAAGGAGTTACCTCGCTCACTAAAGATGTTCCTTTTCTCAACCTGgtaaaagaaatgttattaaGATCAAAATAATTTAGTGTAACATTCCTACAATCATAGTTTTTTCTCTCAAACAAGTGGGTGAGCTATTTCAACTTTCCACTAATGTAGTTTCATTATAATTTTCATACGGTTCTATCTTGAAACCAATACTTGTTGTGATGATGGCTTTTAAAGCAGGCTGATTTTCAGAAACAAGCGAAGTCATCTTATCATCCTGACAAATATTTCCATTTGTCTCAtgaaaaatctgatttaaaggggaactacgcctattttcaaaattcacatgaattttgaaaatgagcgtagttcccctttaaaggctCAATGTTAGATTCTATCACATGAAGATGAATACTGTACCACGCACCCGGTTGCCCTCGGCAAACACTCTCTGGGCAGCTTCCCTGGCCATGGCCTTGGCGATGGTGTTGGTGATGGGGACTCCCTGAGGCTGTGGCAGGATCCTCTGAGGAGAGGGCGATCGCCGTGGCTGGAAGTGCGGCGGCTCCAGGTTGGGTCCACGCATGGGGGGCAGCGGAGACGGGGATCGCTCCCAGGGCTGGGCTTTCCGCATGCCCACCTCATGCTCTTTGGTTTCTGGCTCTCTGGCACTTACTAACGGTTTGGACGTGGGCATGGGGTGGCGTTggaaatgaggaggaggaggaggagggggctggCAGACGGGCTGCGAGTGCGGTTGTGCGTGGGGCAGCGTGTGGGGCTGGGATCGAGGCAGAGGCTGCACCTGGGGCTGGGGGTGATTCGGGGGGTACGTTGAGGGGTAAGGAGGGTGGGTTTGCGAGTGCACCGGTTGGGGCGGCGGGTGGGTCATAGGTGCAGTGGTTCGGTGGGAGAGGCGCGGGGAGCCCAGGAGATTGTTCGGGATAATGGCCACGGGCGAGTCCTGGGACTCTCCTTGTGTGGATAACGTCCTTACAATGATTTCCCTGGCCTCCAGACACTGGATCCTGTTTAACTCCACGGTCACATAGTCTGCTGTGGGGTATAAGACCTCTGCTATCTGTATTCACAAAGGAAGCAGAAAGTCCTTACCAAAGGGCAATTCAGAATGTCAGCATGCAAAATACTTACTCTGAAACCCTCCCATCATACAAACTTCATGCATTTCTAGCTCTCATACCTGTCAGCTGAAGAGAAATACATcattattaaagaggacctattacgcttttatgcttttttcctttcttttagtgtgttatatagttttttgtgcatgtaaaaggtctgcaaagttacagaGCTCAAAgtcggagtctgaagagtttggtttggttgaccaatcacaacaatgggccagctgaccaatcagagcagattaGGCTTtacgggaggagggggaggagcttaaacagagcgtttcagacaaagggtgaaAAAAGGTGCTGCAGAACAGTCG from Sebastes fasciatus isolate fSebFas1 chromosome 6, fSebFas1.pri, whole genome shotgun sequence includes the following:
- the rimbp2b gene encoding RIMS-binding protein 2 isoform X1, with the translated sequence MREAAERRQQLELEHEQALAVLTAKQQEIEVLQKAQVEAKKEHEGAVHLLENHLDSMQAKVRELEEKCRSQSEQFNLLSKELEKFRIQAGKFDILSTEPLTVCESPGSPNKSLSQLLNGLAAPIGKGNEAPTSRSLISEFIRPLQISGDKPELLSVKPTFLTRGRVSSPAQGFLPEMDKELSSTTRSKPRFTGKVRLCIARYSYNPYDGPNEHPEAELPLVAGKYLYVYGTMDEDGFYEGELLDGQRGLVPSNFVDFIQDGETTSVQHRDTVAKEPGYLNHSSLGSQRLKVGTGTVTGISSLLSDSKLSTSSLGMDLLGSSSNGTGTLDVSTDEVGEDIVPYPRRINLIKQLAKSVIIGWDPPVVPPGWGSISGYNVLVDKELRMSVPYGGRTKSLLEKLNLATNTYRISVQSITDRGPSDELRCTLLVGKDVVVAPYYLRVDSITQVSAELSWMPSSSNYSHTIILNGAEYDMVKAGGYKYKFFNLKPMTVYKVKVVAQPHQVPWQLPMDQREKKEISVEFCTQPAVCVLCSSGPPLPPQEVQVQCGQTPGVLQVRWKPPLLTSSGTSNGASVIGYAVCTKGQKIAEVLYPTADYVTVELNRIQCLEAREIIVRTLSTQGESQDSPVAIIPNNLLGSPRLSHRTTAPMTHPPPQPVHSQTHPPYPSTYPPNHPQPQVQPLPRSQPHTLPHAQPHSQPVCQPPPPPPPHFQRHPMPTSKPLVSAREPETKEHEVGMRKAQPWERSPSPLPPMRGPNLEPPHFQPRRSPSPQRILPQPQGVPITNTIAKAMAREAAQRVFAEGNRVEKRNIFSERGNSLHPVNSDEEEDGYDSPHARRRGASVDEFLRGSELGRQQHHHHYSHSEEYHTESSRGSDLSDIMEEDEEDLYSEMQLEEGRRRSINSHNTLKAYYKRQDLAEERDCWDLQREVVKQKSLRSKRLHSIPEVAEEESDCVDGMGQRICFEDGGRPGTPHTQRRMYPQDNHHAPGKNSRHLQRQRSSPRFTDSRYCYTADERSLVRPNRQNTKSPDSGLDCGSEEEGSLGRGYRGYYAHGSPMRGPVHIIHCEGPVERRALAMGRKRTLTRQCSMEEEYSDLPVTSAKSVHTGDFRNREHFGPGREAGQRNYSREGALSEGRLNELDRVYYSPHREARAQSLSRLNRDQPLIIGNSPSHGNADRLDHSGRSGRVHIGNPPQQRPIPSIEITMDSNSEGSEGNLSPVKEDVYYGSVARRRIWRSMSSEDQSDGFGGRRQGRGRRSLDYYEESEPEEMTRVFVALFDYDPMSMSPNPDAADEELPFKEGQIIKVFGHKDTDGFYRAEVRDRVGLIPCNMVSEIQTEDDDMMDQLLKQGFLPLNTPVEKLVNCDRFKDGRSINRRSRKSKRERNRRSGRQHPMSTRRMVALYDYDPRESSPNVDVEYEGNRLNEEAELTFCAGDVITVFGEIDEDGFYYGELNGHKGLVPSNFLEEVPDDVEVFLTDSPSRYPQDTPARIKTKRVPLEKSGPPRRAGSPTVRPRIPGSGPATVGPGSPIRAPLDMYSSSKKKKGLLSKGKTLLQRLGAVK
- the rimbp2b gene encoding RIMS-binding protein 2 isoform X7; this encodes MREAAERRQQLELEHEQALAVLTAKQQEIEVLQKAKVRELEEKCRSQSEQFNLLSKELEKFRIQAGKFDILSTEPLTVCESPGSPNKSLSQLLNGLAAPIGKGNEAPTSRSLISEFIRPLQISGDKPELLSVKPTFLTRGRVSSPAQGFLPEMDKELSSTTRSKPRFTGKVRLCIARYSYNPYDGPNEHPEAELPLVAGKYLYVYGTMDEDGFYEGELLDGQRGLVPSNFVDFIQDGETTSVQHRDTVAKEPGYLNHSSLGSQRLKVGTGTVTGISSLLSDSKLSTSSLGMDLLGSSSNGTGTLDVSTDEVGEDIVPYPRRINLIKQLAKSVIIGWDPPVVPPGWGSISGYNVLVDKELRMSVPYGGRTKSLLEKLNLATNTYRISVQSITDRGPSDELRCTLLVGKDVVVAPYYLRVDSITQVSAELSWMPSSSNYSHTIILNGAEYDMVKAGGYKYKFFNLKPMTVYKVKVVAQPHQVPWQLPMDQREKKEISVEFCTQPAVCVLCSSGPPLPPQEVQVQCGQTPGVLQVRWKPPLLTSSGTSNGASVIGYAVCTKGQKIAEVLYPTADYVTVELNRIQCLEAREIIVRTLSTQGESQDSPVAIIPNNLLGSPRLSHRTTAPMTHPPPQPVHSQTHPPYPSTYPPNHPQPQVQPLPRSQPHTLPHAQPHSQPVCQPPPPPPPHFQRHPMPTSKPLVSAREPETKEHEVGMRKAQPWERSPSPLPPMRGPNLEPPHFQPRRSPSPQRILPQPQGVPITNTIAKAMAREAAQRVFAEGNRVEKRNIFSERGNSLHPVNSDEEEDGYDSPHARRRGASVDEFLRGSELGRQQHHHHYSHSEEYHTESSRGSDLSDIMEEDEEDLYSEMQLEEGRRRSINSHNTLKAYYKRQDLAEERDCWDLQREVVKQKSLRSKRLHSIPEVAEEESDCVDGMGQRICFEDGGRPGTPHTQRRMYPQDNHHAPGKNSRHLQRQRSSPRFTDSRYCYTADERSLVRPNRQNTKSPDSGLDCGSEEEGSLGRGYRGYYAHGSPMRGPVHIIHCEGPVERRALAMGRKRTLTRQCSMEEEYSDLPVTSAKSVHTGDFRNREHFGPGREAGQRNYSREGALSEGRLNELDRVYYSPHREARAQSLSRLNRDQPLIIGNSPSHGNADRLDHSGRSGRVHIGNPPQQRPIPSIEITMDSNSEGSEGNLSPVKEDVYYGSVARRRIWRSMSSEDQSDGFGGRRQGRGRRSLDYYEESEPEEMTRVFVALFDYDPMSMSPNPDAADEELPFKEGQIIKVFGHKDTDGFYRAEVRDRVGLIPCNMVSEIQTEDDDMMDQLLKQGFLPLNTPVEKLVNCDRFKDGRSINRRSRKSKRERNRRSGRQHPMSTRRMVALYDYDPRESSPNVDVEYEGNRLNEEAELTFCAGDVITVFGEIDEDGFYYGELNGHKGLVPSNFLEEVPDDVEVFLTDSPSRYPQDTPARIKTKRVPLEKSGPPRRAGSPTVRPRIPGSGPATVGPGSPIRAPLDMYSSSKKKKGLLSKGKTLLQRLGAVK